From Nicotiana tabacum cultivar K326 chromosome 22, ASM71507v2, whole genome shotgun sequence, one genomic window encodes:
- the LOC107783147 gene encoding uncharacterized protein LOC107783147 encodes MEIKGTDGSKTLLKPGSTREFGRGLGFTADDRTVSRRQISFQLQTSSDQEDKTKVSFEVVGRNPIWVYSNKDGKVRTFRNFERGEMENGNMFCVSANKPIWFTLKRIDFDNEDQRVIKKELEMETQLAESLQSSSCPVGVELDIENIDISGIDPVQEFGFLVMGHEFDGYPKRMIREIKNWDWFIEEEGAESDADEGSDRKGGKGARRKRKKKGEGDDEEWTGESEDEKELLTRSKKLQGPKYVTRSKDKSNAKKKKHSPQQKTRPSEEEYEEEEEEDETLGGFIVDDVEEEAEVGDEKEEEEFDADEDDEELED; translated from the exons ATGGAAATTAAAGGCACAGATGGGTCCAAAACCCTACTGAAACCCGGTTCGACGAGAGAGTTCGGTAGAGGGCTTGGGTTTACCGCCGACGACCGAACCGTTTCTCGCCGTCAAATCTCGTTCCAACTCCAAACCTCTTCAGACCAAGAAGATAAAACTAAGGTTAGTTTTGAAGTTGTCGGAAGGAACCCCATTTGGGTATACAGCAACAAGGATGGTAAAGTTAGAACCTTTAGGAATTTTGAAAGAGGCGAAATGGAGAACGGTAACATGTTCTGTGTATCGGCAAACAAACCCATTTGGTTCACCTTGAAAAGAATCGATTTTGACAATGAAGATCAAAGGGTTATTAAGAAAGAGTTGGAAATGGAGACCCAATTGGCTGAAAGCCTTCAGAGTAGTTCATGTCCTGTAGGGGTTGAATTAGACATCGAGAATATTGATATTTCGGGCATTGACCCTGTTCAAG AGTTTGGTTTTCTGGTGATGGGGCATGAATTTGATGGTTATCCGAAGAGAATGATTCGGGAGATAAAGAACTGGGATTGGTTTATCGAGGAGGAAGGAGCAGAGAGTGATGCTGATGAGGGTTCTGATAGAAAAGGCGGAAAGGGTGCAAGGAGAAAACGGAAGAAAAAAGGCGAGGGAGACGATGAAGAGTGGACCGGCGAAAGTGAAGATGAGAAAGAGCTGCTCACGAGATCTAAGAAGCTTCAGGGACCTAAATACGTGACAAGGTCCAAGGACAAGTCTAATGCGAAAAAGAAGAAACATTCTCCACAACAGAAAACTAGACCTTCGGAGGAAGAatatgaggaagaagaagaagaagatgaaactCTTGGGGGTTTCATTGTAGACGATGTAGAAGAAGAGGCGGAAGTTGGTGATGAAAAAGAAGAGGAGGAATTTGATgctgatgaagatgatgaagagtTAGAAGATTGA